In Mixta intestinalis, the following are encoded in one genomic region:
- the flgK gene encoding flagellar hook-associated protein FlgK: protein MSSLINSATSGLSAAQAALNTTSNNISNYNVAGYSRQTAEISSLPSTLRGGSYYGNGVTISGVHREYDEFITGQLRSASALNSGITSQYNQISNIDDLMSSSSNSLSSTLSDFFTTVQNVVSNADDPSARQTLLGKAAGLVNQFNVTDQYLRNMDASVNSSLASSVQQINSYSSQIANLNTQIGKLQAAGAGADPNSLMDQRDALVNKLNDLVGVNVSKQDGSYIVSMSNGLALVNGSDSNQLVAMASSSDPARTTVGYVDKTAGNVEIPESLINSGSLGGLLKFRNEDLDSARNKLNQLALNFADSFNTQHKAGYDSEGNAGVDFFSIGTPSVVSNSKNGSAVTLTASWDDASKAQATDYKVTWDGNNWNVKRLSDNTSVSATLDANGKLNFDGLQVTPSGTPAAKDSFVVKPVSNAIVNMGVAITNETQIAAASAPGGDSDNRNAQSLLDLQSKNLVNGNATLAQAYASLVSDIGNKTNTLKTTSDTQTNVVKQLTTRQQSVSGVNLDEEYINLQRYQQYYMANAQVLQTASAIFDALIGIRG, encoded by the coding sequence ATGTCCAGCTTAATTAACTCCGCAACGAGCGGACTGAGCGCCGCGCAGGCCGCGCTGAATACCACCAGTAATAACATCAGCAATTACAACGTGGCGGGCTATTCGCGTCAGACGGCAGAAATCTCATCGCTGCCCAGCACCCTGCGCGGCGGCAGCTACTATGGCAATGGCGTCACCATCAGCGGCGTCCATCGCGAATATGATGAGTTTATTACCGGCCAGCTGCGCAGCGCCTCCGCGCTGAATAGCGGTATTACCTCGCAGTATAACCAGATCTCTAATATCGACGATCTGATGTCCAGCTCCTCTAACAGCCTGTCCAGCACGCTGTCAGATTTCTTTACCACCGTGCAGAACGTGGTAAGCAACGCGGACGATCCTTCCGCGCGTCAGACGCTGCTGGGTAAAGCGGCAGGGCTGGTTAACCAGTTCAACGTCACCGATCAATATCTGCGTAATATGGATGCCAGCGTTAACAGCAGCCTGGCGTCTTCCGTACAGCAGATCAACAGCTACAGTAGCCAGATCGCTAATCTGAACACGCAGATCGGCAAACTACAGGCGGCGGGCGCGGGTGCCGATCCTAACAGCCTGATGGATCAGCGTGATGCGCTGGTTAACAAGCTAAACGATCTGGTGGGCGTTAACGTCTCAAAACAGGACGGCAGCTACATTGTATCGATGTCCAATGGCCTGGCGCTGGTCAACGGTTCTGACAGTAATCAGCTGGTAGCGATGGCCTCCAGCAGCGATCCGGCGCGTACTACCGTCGGCTACGTGGATAAAACCGCCGGCAACGTTGAGATCCCGGAAAGCCTGATTAACAGCGGATCGCTGGGTGGCCTGCTGAAATTCCGCAATGAAGATCTCGACTCGGCGCGCAACAAGCTGAACCAGCTGGCGCTCAACTTCGCCGACAGCTTCAATACCCAGCATAAAGCGGGCTATGACAGTGAAGGCAATGCGGGCGTGGATTTCTTCTCCATCGGCACGCCCTCGGTAGTCAGCAACAGCAAAAACGGCTCCGCCGTTACTCTCACCGCCAGCTGGGACGACGCCAGCAAGGCGCAGGCTACCGATTATAAAGTGACCTGGGACGGCAATAACTGGAATGTGAAACGCCTGTCGGACAATACCAGCGTCAGCGCAACGCTGGACGCTAACGGCAAGCTTAATTTCGATGGCCTACAGGTAACGCCTTCCGGCACGCCTGCGGCTAAAGACAGTTTCGTGGTGAAGCCGGTCAGCAACGCCATCGTTAATATGGGCGTGGCGATTACCAATGAAACGCAGATTGCCGCAGCTTCGGCACCCGGCGGCGACAGTGATAACCGCAACGCCCAGAGCCTGCTCGATTTGCAGAGTAAAAACCTGGTTAACGGCAACGCGACGCTGGCACAGGCTTATGCCAGCTTGGTTAGCGATATTGGTAATAAAACCAATACGCTGAAAACCACTAGCGACACGCAAACCAACGTGGTGAAACAGCTGACTACGCGTCAGCAGTCCGTTTCCGGCGTCAACCTCGATGAAGAGTATATCAACCTGCAACGTTACCAGCAGTATTACATGGCAAACGCCCAGGTTTTGCAGACGGCGTCCGCTATTTTTGATGCCCTGATCGGCATTCGTGGCTAA
- the flgG gene encoding flagellar basal-body rod protein FlgG translates to MISSLWIAKTGLDAQQTNMDVIANNLANVSTNGFKRSRAVFEDLMYQTMRQPGAQSSEQTTLPSGLQIGTGVRPVATERLHTQGNLSKTDNSKDVAINGQGFFQVQMPDGTLAYTRDGAFQVDQNGQLVTNAGFPVQPGITIPANSLSISIGRDGVVSVTQQGQAQPVQVGQLTLSTFINDTGLESVGENLYRETQASGAPTDSTPGLNGAGLLYQGYVETSNVNVAEELVSMIQTQRAYEINSKAITTSDQMLQKLTQV, encoded by the coding sequence ATGATCAGCTCCTTATGGATCGCCAAAACCGGTCTTGACGCCCAGCAAACCAATATGGACGTTATCGCCAACAACCTGGCTAACGTCAGCACCAACGGCTTTAAGCGTTCGCGCGCGGTGTTTGAAGATCTGATGTATCAAACCATGCGCCAGCCGGGCGCGCAGTCTTCTGAGCAAACCACGCTGCCGTCCGGTTTGCAGATCGGTACCGGCGTGCGTCCGGTGGCGACCGAGCGCCTGCATACCCAGGGCAACCTGTCGAAAACCGACAACTCAAAAGATGTGGCGATTAACGGTCAGGGCTTCTTTCAGGTACAGATGCCGGATGGCACCCTGGCCTATACCCGCGATGGCGCTTTCCAGGTAGACCAGAACGGTCAGCTGGTTACCAACGCCGGTTTTCCGGTGCAGCCGGGTATCACCATTCCCGCTAATTCCCTGAGCATCTCTATCGGGCGTGACGGCGTGGTTAGCGTGACCCAGCAGGGTCAGGCGCAGCCGGTACAGGTTGGTCAGCTAACGCTGAGCACTTTTATTAACGATACCGGTCTGGAGAGCGTCGGCGAGAACCTTTACCGCGAAACTCAGGCTTCCGGCGCGCCCACCGACAGCACGCCAGGCCTGAACGGCGCGGGCCTGCTGTATCAGGGCTATGTGGAAACCTCTAACGTTAACGTGGCGGAAGAGCTGGTCAGCATGATCCAGACGCAGCGCGCCTATGAGATCAACAGTAAAGCCATTACCACCTCCGATCAGATGCTGCAAAAACTGACGCAGGTATAA
- the flgH gene encoding flagellar basal body L-ring protein FlgH produces the protein MAKQYAFKPRHWALAALVIALNGCALVPRKPLVDGPTTAQPMPAMPPVVNGSIFQGVMPMNYGYQPLFEDRRPRNIGDTLTIVLQENVSASKSSSANASRDGSASIGLNAVPRALEGLLGGDKTALDASGKNDFAGKGGASANNTFTGTITVTVNQVLPNGNLKVVGEKQIEINQGTEFIRFSGVVNPRTISGSNTVVSTQVADARIEYVGNGYINEAQNMGWLQRFFLNISPM, from the coding sequence ATGGCGAAGCAATACGCATTTAAGCCTCGACATTGGGCACTCGCCGCGCTGGTGATTGCCCTTAACGGTTGCGCCTTAGTTCCCCGTAAACCGCTGGTCGATGGCCCGACAACGGCCCAGCCGATGCCAGCCATGCCGCCAGTGGTGAACGGCTCGATTTTTCAGGGGGTGATGCCGATGAACTATGGCTATCAGCCGCTGTTTGAGGATCGTCGCCCGCGTAATATCGGCGACACCCTGACTATCGTATTGCAGGAAAACGTCAGCGCCAGCAAGAGTTCCTCCGCTAACGCCAGCCGCGACGGCAGCGCCAGCATCGGCCTCAATGCCGTACCGCGCGCGCTGGAAGGGCTGCTCGGCGGTGATAAAACCGCGCTGGATGCCTCAGGCAAAAATGATTTCGCTGGCAAAGGTGGTGCCTCCGCCAATAACACCTTTACCGGCACCATTACGGTTACCGTCAATCAGGTGCTGCCGAACGGCAACCTGAAAGTGGTTGGTGAGAAACAGATCGAGATTAACCAGGGCACCGAATTTATTCGTTTCTCTGGCGTGGTCAACCCGCGCACCATCAGCGGCAGCAACACCGTGGTGTCAACGCAGGTGGCCGATGCCCGCATTGAGTATGTCGGCAACGGTTATATCAATGAAGCGCAGAACATGGGTTGGCTCCAGCGTTTCTTCCTGAACATCTCACCGATGTAA
- the flgE gene encoding flagellar hook protein FlgE — protein sequence MGFSQAVSGLNAASSNLDVIGNNISNSATAGFKSSTVSFADMFAGSKVGMGVKVAGVIQDFNDGTTTTTSRGLDVAISQQGFFRMADDNGSVYYSRNGQFMLDENRNIVNMQGMKLTGYPVAGSPPTVQTGANPVALSVPTTQMTASATSKGSLVANLNSSDSAKSDASFAATDPTSYNAKSSMTTFDTLGNAHTIDLYFVKTSDNNWSVHPVDSSTGTATTPFTMSFNPNGIMTSAASQTISMGALNGSNAQTFTLDFTNSMQQNTGANTFGNPTQDGYKPGDLVSYQINNDGTVVGNYSNEKSQVLGQIVLANFANAEGLKSEGDNVWSSTASSGQPLVGLAGTGNLGTLTAGALESSNVDLSKELVNMIVAQRNYQSNAQTIKTQDQILNTLVNLR from the coding sequence ATGGGCTTTTCACAAGCGGTCAGCGGCTTAAACGCGGCCTCCAGTAACCTCGACGTTATCGGCAACAACATCTCCAACTCGGCGACGGCAGGTTTTAAATCGAGTACCGTCTCCTTTGCCGATATGTTCGCCGGTTCGAAAGTGGGCATGGGCGTAAAAGTGGCTGGCGTGATCCAGGACTTTAACGACGGCACCACCACCACCACCAGCCGTGGCCTGGATGTGGCGATCAGCCAGCAGGGCTTTTTCCGCATGGCGGATGATAACGGTTCGGTTTATTACAGCCGCAACGGCCAGTTTATGCTGGATGAGAACCGCAACATCGTTAACATGCAGGGCATGAAGCTGACCGGCTACCCGGTCGCAGGCTCGCCGCCGACCGTGCAGACCGGTGCTAACCCGGTAGCGCTGAGCGTGCCGACCACCCAGATGACCGCCAGCGCGACCAGTAAAGGCAGTCTGGTTGCGAACCTGAACTCTTCGGACAGCGCCAAATCTGACGCCAGCTTCGCCGCTACCGATCCGACCAGCTATAACGCCAAGTCCTCCATGACCACCTTCGATACGCTGGGTAACGCCCACACTATCGATCTCTACTTCGTAAAAACGTCGGACAATAACTGGAGCGTGCATCCGGTTGATTCCAGCACCGGCACCGCGACCACGCCGTTCACCATGAGCTTTAACCCAAACGGCATTATGACCAGCGCCGCCAGCCAGACCATCTCTATGGGCGCGCTGAACGGTTCTAACGCACAGACCTTTACGCTCGATTTCACCAACAGCATGCAGCAGAACACCGGCGCGAATACCTTCGGTAACCCGACGCAGGATGGCTACAAGCCGGGCGACCTGGTGAGCTATCAGATTAATAACGATGGCACGGTGGTCGGTAACTACTCCAACGAGAAATCGCAGGTGCTGGGCCAGATCGTGCTGGCGAATTTCGCGAATGCGGAAGGGCTGAAATCGGAAGGTGACAACGTCTGGTCATCCACCGCGTCGTCCGGTCAGCCGCTGGTGGGCCTTGCCGGAACCGGCAACCTTGGCACCCTGACCGCCGGTGCGCTGGAGTCTTCTAACGTCGATCTGAGTAAAGAACTGGTCAATATGATCGTCGCGCAACGTAACTATCAGTCCAACGCGCAGACCATCAAAACCCAGGATCAGATCCTCAATACGCTGGTTAACCTGCGTTAA
- the flgL gene encoding flagellar hook-associated protein FlgL has translation MRLSTSMMYDQQLRGVTNAQSGWLKAGEQLSTGKRVVNPSDDPLAAAQAVVLSQAQAENSQYKLARTFANQSVSLEESVLQNVTTTVQSAQSLIVAAGNGSLSDDDRASYATQLEGVRAQLLNLANSTDGNGRYIFAGYKSDSAPFTEDANGSVIYNGGTNAITQKVDASRTMTTSHTGEQVFLSLTSNAVKEPNNGVSEKNIFATLDTAIDALKQPIQNGDDAAKAASKDALDKTTRGLSNSLNNILAVRSELGTQLDELDKLDSLGEDRSTLQASKMSSLVDVDYASAISSYVMQQSALQASYKTFSDMSQMSLFQMNR, from the coding sequence ATGCGACTCAGCACCAGCATGATGTATGACCAGCAGCTGCGCGGCGTGACTAATGCGCAGTCGGGCTGGTTAAAGGCGGGCGAGCAGCTCTCCACCGGCAAACGGGTGGTTAACCCATCTGACGATCCGCTGGCGGCGGCGCAGGCGGTGGTGCTCTCTCAGGCGCAGGCGGAAAACAGCCAGTACAAGCTGGCGCGTACTTTCGCCAATCAAAGCGTATCGCTGGAGGAGAGCGTTTTACAGAACGTGACCACCACCGTACAGAGCGCGCAGTCGTTGATTGTGGCAGCAGGCAACGGCTCGCTTTCCGATGATGACCGCGCCTCCTATGCGACGCAACTGGAAGGTGTACGCGCTCAGCTGCTGAACCTGGCGAACAGTACTGACGGCAACGGGCGCTATATTTTCGCTGGTTACAAGAGCGACAGCGCGCCTTTTACTGAAGATGCCAACGGCAGCGTGATCTACAACGGTGGCACCAATGCTATCACGCAGAAAGTGGATGCCAGCCGCACGATGACCACCAGCCATACCGGCGAGCAGGTTTTTCTGTCGCTGACCAGCAATGCGGTAAAAGAGCCGAATAACGGCGTCAGCGAGAAAAACATTTTCGCTACGCTGGATACGGCGATTGATGCATTAAAGCAGCCGATTCAGAACGGCGACGACGCGGCAAAAGCGGCCTCAAAGGATGCGCTGGATAAAACCACGCGCGGCCTGAGCAATTCGTTAAACAACATTCTTGCGGTACGCTCTGAGCTGGGTACTCAGCTGGATGAACTGGATAAGCTGGATAGCCTGGGCGAAGATCGTAGCACGCTACAGGCCTCTAAAATGAGTTCGCTGGTGGATGTCGACTATGCCAGCGCTATCTCCAGTTACGTGATGCAGCAATCCGCGTTACAGGCTTCTTATAAGACCTTCAGCGATATGTCACAGATGTCATTGTTTCAGATGAACCGTTAA
- a CDS encoding type IV secretion protein Rhs, translating to MASERYLVGQPAAFCRVSKSGWASNSATRNLGELKEFRDYILGRVGLYGDKRKRSHEEMIEDNIKDLKANEHGLTCPSDTNCAERCEKYLNPTHIKTKESLKNKGYI from the coding sequence GTGGCAAGCGAGAGATACCTCGTGGGACAACCTGCTGCATTTTGTCGTGTATCAAAATCTGGATGGGCCAGTAATAGTGCAACTCGTAACTTAGGTGAGTTAAAAGAGTTCAGAGATTATATCTTAGGTAGAGTTGGGCTGTATGGAGATAAGAGAAAGCGTTCACATGAGGAGATGATTGAGGATAATATTAAAGATCTCAAGGCGAATGAGCATGGATTAACATGCCCTTCAGATACAAACTGTGCCGAACGTTGCGAGAAATACCTTAACCCTACGCATATTAAAACTAAAGAAAGCTTAAAAAATAAAGGCTATATCTAA
- a CDS encoding Imm57 family immunity protein encodes MKNYFIFAVIYTISCTQITRADDKADYYKKAVNEYHEEQIKMSNNIIIMELVYSKSKSLEEYRRNCMPGAFCGLTVMSLAIEGLGVNTSPAASDVLVDLIVTTLDAGASEDLDCAIVIKGNKILPQLEDFNIENSLSNCNANFSKLKKSVLRTIDDVSVNDICQLNKSRHETIKNRVHDLIQSIKSKTVCE; translated from the coding sequence ATGAAAAATTATTTTATTTTCGCTGTAATTTATACAATAAGCTGCACTCAAATAACAAGGGCGGATGATAAAGCCGATTATTATAAAAAGGCAGTTAATGAATATCATGAAGAACAGATAAAAATGTCAAATAATATTATAATAATGGAATTAGTTTATTCTAAAAGCAAGTCGCTGGAAGAATATCGTCGTAACTGTATGCCGGGTGCCTTTTGTGGTTTAACTGTCATGAGCTTAGCGATAGAGGGATTAGGTGTAAATACAAGCCCGGCAGCTAGTGATGTATTAGTTGATTTAATTGTTACAACGCTAGACGCAGGAGCATCCGAAGATTTGGATTGTGCAATAGTTATTAAAGGCAACAAAATATTACCGCAGCTAGAGGATTTTAATATTGAAAATAGCCTCAGTAACTGTAATGCTAATTTTTCAAAGCTAAAAAAATCAGTGTTAAGAACAATAGACGATGTATCAGTTAATGATATTTGTCAATTAAATAAATCTCGGCATGAAACAATAAAAAACAGAGTTCATGATTTAATTCAATCCATAAAATCAAAAACTGTTTGTGAATAA
- a CDS encoding flagellar basal body P-ring protein FlgI has protein sequence MSQSRIIHIALALLLSGVSAFASADRIRDLTTIQGVRDNQLIGYGLVVGLDGTGDQTAQTPFTTQSLNNMLSQLGITVPTGTNMQLKNVAAVMVTANLPAFGRQGQQIDVVVSSLGNAKSLRGGTLLMTPLKGVDNQVYALAQGNILVGGAGASAGGSSVQVNQLNGGRITGGATIEREIQSNFGTQGTLNLQLNEEDFSMAQRISDAINGRGYGSAMPLDARTVQVRVPMNNSSQVRLLADIQNIDVSVPVQDAKVIINSRTGSVVMNREVSLSSCAVAQGNLSVTVNQQQNVSQPNTPLAGGQTVVTPQTQIDLRQEGGALQRVNASANLNSVVRALNALGATPMDLMSILQSMQSAGCLRAKLEII, from the coding sequence ATGTCACAGTCACGCATTATTCACATCGCGCTCGCGCTGCTGCTGTCAGGCGTCAGCGCCTTTGCCAGCGCCGACCGCATCCGCGATCTCACCACGATCCAGGGCGTTCGCGATAACCAGCTGATCGGCTACGGTCTGGTGGTGGGCCTTGACGGCACCGGCGACCAGACGGCACAAACGCCTTTTACCACCCAGTCGCTGAACAACATGCTGTCGCAGCTCGGTATTACCGTGCCGACCGGCACCAATATGCAGCTGAAAAATGTCGCGGCGGTGATGGTGACCGCCAACCTGCCCGCCTTTGGTCGCCAGGGACAGCAGATCGACGTGGTGGTTTCCTCACTGGGCAACGCCAAAAGCCTGCGCGGCGGTACGCTGCTGATGACGCCGCTGAAGGGCGTCGATAACCAGGTCTATGCGCTGGCGCAGGGCAATATTTTAGTCGGTGGCGCGGGCGCGTCAGCAGGCGGCTCCAGCGTGCAGGTTAACCAGCTGAACGGCGGACGCATTACCGGCGGCGCGACCATCGAGCGCGAAATTCAGAGCAATTTCGGTACCCAGGGCACGCTTAACCTCCAGCTGAACGAAGAAGATTTCAGCATGGCGCAGCGTATCAGCGACGCGATTAACGGGCGCGGCTACGGCTCGGCGATGCCGCTTGATGCCCGTACCGTTCAGGTGCGCGTGCCGATGAATAACAGCTCGCAGGTACGTTTGCTGGCCGATATTCAGAATATCGATGTCTCGGTACCGGTGCAGGATGCCAAAGTGATTATCAACTCGCGTACCGGCTCGGTGGTAATGAACCGTGAGGTATCGCTCAGCTCCTGTGCGGTGGCGCAGGGCAACCTGTCGGTCACGGTTAATCAGCAGCAGAACGTTAGCCAGCCGAATACGCCGCTGGCGGGTGGACAGACGGTGGTAACGCCGCAGACCCAGATCGATTTGCGTCAGGAAGGCGGCGCGCTGCAACGCGTCAATGCCAGCGCTAACCTGAACAGCGTGGTGCGGGCGCTAAACGCGCTTGGCGCGACGCCGATGGATCTGATGTCCATTCTTCAGTCAATGCAGAGCGCCGGTTGCCTGCGCGCCAAACTGGAAATCATCTGA
- the flgJ gene encoding flagellar assembly peptidoglycan hydrolase FlgJ, whose translation MNDTRSVASAAWDSQALNELKRQAGSDPQGKALQVAKQVEGMFVQMMLKSMRQALPQDGLLSTEQSRMFTSMYDQQIAQEIGNKGLGLADTIVKQMMPAQAPDERAGSVPMPLDRSVIINTLAPKQLEQMQTQMLQLVQRAVPKLPQPTESAPLSGDSGDFIAQLMQPAQQASAQSGIPHQLILAQAALESGWGQRQILTQEGKPSYNLFGIKASGSWQGKTTEITTTEYENGVAKKVKAAFRVYDSYLDALTDYVNLLSKNPRYAAVKGAKSAEEGAHALQAAGYATDPKYAKKLVGMIQQFKNLGEKVVKAYGKDMGDLF comes from the coding sequence ATGAACGATACGCGATCGGTAGCGAGCGCCGCCTGGGACAGCCAGGCGCTCAACGAACTGAAACGTCAGGCGGGCAGCGATCCACAGGGAAAGGCGCTCCAGGTGGCGAAGCAGGTTGAGGGCATGTTTGTGCAGATGATGCTGAAAAGCATGCGTCAGGCACTGCCGCAGGATGGCCTGTTAAGCACCGAACAGTCGCGCATGTTTACTTCGATGTATGACCAGCAAATTGCGCAGGAGATAGGCAATAAAGGGCTGGGGCTGGCGGATACCATTGTAAAACAGATGATGCCCGCCCAGGCACCCGACGAGCGCGCCGGCAGCGTGCCGATGCCGCTCGATCGCTCGGTGATTATCAATACGCTGGCGCCGAAGCAGCTGGAACAGATGCAGACGCAAATGCTGCAACTGGTGCAGCGTGCGGTGCCGAAACTACCGCAGCCTACCGAAAGCGCGCCGCTCAGCGGCGACAGCGGCGATTTTATTGCCCAGCTGATGCAGCCCGCGCAGCAGGCGAGCGCGCAGAGCGGGATACCGCATCAGCTGATCCTCGCCCAGGCGGCGCTGGAATCGGGCTGGGGGCAGCGTCAGATCCTGACGCAGGAGGGCAAGCCGAGCTACAACCTGTTTGGCATCAAGGCTAGCGGTAGCTGGCAGGGTAAAACTACCGAAATCACTACCACGGAATATGAAAACGGCGTGGCGAAAAAGGTGAAGGCGGCGTTCCGCGTCTATGACTCTTACCTCGATGCGCTCACCGACTACGTTAACCTGCTGAGTAAGAATCCACGCTATGCGGCGGTGAAGGGCGCGAAAAGCGCGGAAGAGGGCGCGCATGCCTTACAGGCGGCGGGCTACGCGACCGATCCGAAATATGCCAAAAAGCTGGTGGGGATGATTCAGCAGTTTAAGAACCTCGGTGAAAAAGTTGTTAAAGCCTACGGTAAGGATATGGGCGATCTGTTCTGA
- a CDS encoding flagellar basal body rod protein FlgF — protein sequence MDHAIYTAMGAASQTLNMQAVTANNLANASTPGFRAQLNALRAVPVEGLSLPTRTLVAASTPGANMSPGALDYTQRPLDVAVQQDGWLAVQTADGSEAYTRNGNMQISPTGQLTIQGNPVMGDGGPIAVPQGAEITIASDGTLTALNPGDAPNATVQLGRLKLVKATGQEVVRGDDGMFRLTPAAQARLGTVLQNDPTVQVMPGVLEGSNVKPVETMVDMIANARRFEMQMKVISSVDENEQRANQLLNMSS from the coding sequence ATGGATCACGCGATTTATACCGCCATGGGCGCGGCAAGCCAGACGCTCAATATGCAGGCGGTAACGGCCAACAACCTGGCTAACGCTTCAACCCCCGGTTTTCGGGCGCAGCTTAACGCGCTGCGTGCGGTGCCGGTAGAAGGGCTTTCGCTGCCGACGCGCACGCTGGTGGCTGCCTCGACGCCCGGTGCCAATATGTCGCCAGGGGCGCTCGATTATACCCAGCGCCCGCTTGACGTGGCGGTGCAGCAGGATGGCTGGCTGGCGGTGCAGACCGCTGACGGCAGCGAGGCCTATACCCGCAACGGTAACATGCAGATCAGCCCCACCGGACAACTGACCATTCAGGGCAATCCGGTAATGGGCGATGGTGGACCGATTGCCGTGCCGCAGGGCGCGGAGATCACCATCGCTTCTGACGGCACGCTGACCGCGCTTAATCCGGGCGATGCGCCCAACGCCACGGTACAGCTGGGGCGTCTGAAACTGGTGAAGGCGACCGGTCAGGAAGTCGTGCGCGGCGATGACGGCATGTTCCGTCTGACGCCAGCGGCACAGGCGCGCTTAGGCACGGTACTGCAAAACGACCCGACGGTGCAGGTGATGCCCGGCGTGCTGGAAGGCAGCAACGTTAAGCCGGTAGAAACCATGGTCGACATGATCGCCAACGCCCGCCGCTTCGAGATGCAGATGAAAGTGATCTCCAGCGTCGATGAAAACGAACAACGCGCCAATCAACTGCTCAATATGAGCAGCTAA